In Deltaproteobacteria bacterium GWC2_55_46, a single window of DNA contains:
- a CDS encoding hemerythrin, whose protein sequence is MGIEWSRNLSTGLDWQDRHHKELFKRINRLLDAMAVGYGKDEVRTIFDFLDEYFVTHFEAEEQAMDKYHYPGMVAHLAEHTGFIDEIARLRKEFESGPSSALVIKVQREVVDWLINHIGELDKSLGCFLKAAGSVKN, encoded by the coding sequence ATGGGCATTGAGTGGAGCAGGAACCTTTCCACAGGGCTTGACTGGCAGGACAGGCATCACAAGGAGCTTTTCAAGCGCATAAACCGCCTGCTTGACGCCATGGCGGTCGGCTACGGAAAGGATGAGGTGAGGACTATCTTCGATTTTCTCGATGAGTACTTCGTTACCCATTTTGAGGCCGAAGAGCAGGCCATGGATAAATATCATTACCCGGGCATGGTGGCGCATCTTGCCGAGCATACGGGTTTCATAGACGAGATCGCCCGGCTTAGAAAAGAGTTCGAATCCGGCCCTTCTTCGGCGCTTGTAATAAAGGTCCAGCGCGAGGTCGTCGACTGGCTTATAAACCACATCGGAGAATTGGATAAGAGCCTCGGCTGTTTCCTTAAGGCTGCCGGGAGTGTTAAAAACTGA